AGACCAACCGCGACCCGGCGTCGTTCGTCGGCAAGCTCGTCATCATGCTCGACGACCTCCCGCTCGGCGGCGGCGAGCGGGTCACCGTCGACGGTCGCGAGATGGTCGTCCGCGACAACGGCGACGGCTACGTCACCGTGTCGGTGGCCACCCGGCCCGGGGAGCCGCAGGGCACCGTACGCGTCCAGTTCCCCGCCGACCTCGGCTGGACCCGCGACGCCGCGCTCACCTTCCTGTCCAGCGTGGTCGTCGGGCCCGACGCCGAGGTCGTCCACGGCTGACGACTCGTCGACGGCGTCCTAGGCTCGGGCCATGGCGGACCTCGACGCGGTGGAGGCCAGGCTCTGGCAGGCGCTCGACCGGCACCGGCCCGAGCTGGTGGACGGCACGATCTACGGGGTGCCCGCGCTGGTGTGGCCGGGCGCCACCGGTCACGACTACTTCGCCGCGGTGAAGCGCGCGAGCCGGCACGTCGGGCTCTACCTGGTCGTCGCGGACCGCCACCCCGACGTGGTCGCGGCCGCCCAGCCCGGGCTCCGGGCGTGCCGGACCGGCCGGGCGACATGGTCGTTCCGGACCCTGGACGAGCCGCTGGCCGGTGAGCTGGAGGCGCTGCTCGACGCGCTGGTGGAGCGCTACCGCGCCGAGCACGGCTGAGCCGCCCCGCTCAGTCGGGCACGCGGAACCGGCGTCGCCACGGCTCGTGGCCCTCGGCACGCGCCACGACGCGGACCACGATCCGCGAGCCGGCGAGGCGGCGGCCGATGCGGAGCCGGCGCCCGTCCTCGCCGCGCAGCCTGCTCCCGTCGGCGTACCAACGGACGCGCAGCGTGACCCCACCGACCGGCCAGCTCCCGCGGCGCACGCGCAGCACCGTTCCTGCGCGGACGTGTCCCGTCAGGCTGGGCGCGACCACGGGTGCGAGGACCGACGGGGCCGCGGGCGTCGGCAGCGGAATGGGCGTGGGCGTCGAGGTGGGCGTCGAGGTCGGGGTGGGCGTCGAGGTCGGAGTGGGCGTCGAGGTCGGAGTGGGCGTCGAGGTGGGAGTCGGGGTGGGAGTCGGGGTCGGGGTAGGCGTCGGGGTGGGTGTCGGTGTGGCGGTGGGGACCACGAGCGCCGCGGACCGGCTGGTCGCGACTGTCCCGAAGCGCGACACGGCGGTCTCCACGACCGTGATCGAGGCGCCGAGGTCGTCGGGGGAGAGGTCGTAGCGGTCGCCCTGGCCCGGGACGGGGACGCCGTCGCGGTACCACTGCCACGACCGGCTGTCCGGCCACGCCGACCAGGTCGCCCAGTCCGCGTCGATCCCGGCGTTGTTCGGCTCGGTGGTGGGGTCTCCGTAGCGCGCCAGCGCGGGGGCACCGATGGCGGTGAACGCGGCCTCGGCGAGCTCGGCGTCGACCTCGCGGTGCTGCCCGTCGGCGAGGTCGATCGGCACGGCGTCCCCGATCGACACCGCGTCGGGGTGGAACTGGTCGACGAGGTCACCGTCGGTGTCGAAGCCGAGCACGTAGCGGCCGGCGCTGAGGCCGAGGATGTCGTAGTGGCCGGCGTGGTCGGTGGTGTCGTGGGCGACCTCGGTCCACGTCCCGTCGACCTCGCGCCAGGCGCTCACGCGTGCCTGGGCCTGCTCGCCGGCGGGGTCGGTGACGTCGCCGCTGATCCCGGCCGCGTGGTCGACCGTGGCGTCGCCGACCGCGAGCTCGGTCGCGTGCGGGAGGTCGACGGTGGTGGCACCGGCGAGGTCGGGGGAGTCGTCGTAGAACTCGTGGAGCCAGGCGCCGGAGTCATCCTGGAGCTCGAGGCGGTAGGCGCCCTCGGTCAGCCCGTAGATGACGTACCAGCCGTCCCGGTCGGTGGTCCCGTGCCCGGTCGCCACGCGCTGCCACTGCCCGTCGACCTGCGTCCACGACCGCACCCAGATGCCCCGGACGCCAACGCCGGCGGCGTCCACCACGCGCCCGTACAGCGTCGAGTGGGTGGCCAGCACCGCATCGATCCCGGGGACGACCTCGAGCGGTCCGACCGCCACGTCCCTGCCCTCGTCCAGGCTGGCGGCGTCGGCGTAGACCTCCTCCGCGCGCTCGCCGCTGTAGTCCTGGAACCGCAGGCGGTACGCGCCCTCCGGCAGCCCGCCGACGTCGTAGAAGCCGGCGCTGTCCGTGTCGGCCCGGCTGACCAGGTCCCAGGCGCCCGGGCTGCCGGTCCAGGCCGTGACGACCCCTCTCGTCACGGGCTCGCCGGACTCGCCCGTGAGGTGGCCGGTGATGTGCGAGGCGGTGCTCAGTCCGACGTCGCCGAGGTCGACGGTGCTCGCGCCCACCTCGATGTCGGTGGCGGACGCGAGGTCCGCGGCACCGTCGTAGAACTCGGTCAGCGCCCGGCCCCGGCCGTCGACGAACCGCAGCCGCACGGTGCTGTTGCTCAGGTCGTCCGGCACCCGGAACGTGCCGTCGGCGCGGGTCTCGTAGGAGCTGAGCTCCACGAACCGGTCGGGGGACAGCTCGTAGAACGGGGTCACCGTCACGCCGCCGAGGACCCGGCCGTCCTCGCCGACCACGCGTCCGACGACGTTGACCTCGGCGGCCGACGCCGGAGGGGCGACCAGCGTCGAGGCGACGAGCACACCGATGACGACCATGATCCGCCGCACTGCAGCCCCCCGGCTCCCGGGCAACCGGAGCGGGTGCCGTGCGGGAAACCTAGCGGCGCGCCGTCAGGCTGTCCATGACACCCGGACCGAGGGGTGGGGCCTCACAGCCCCAGCATCCGGCCGATGATCTCCTTCTGGATCTCGGTGGTGCCGCCGTAGATGGTCTGGATGCGGGAGTCGGTGTAGGCCTTCGAGATCGGGTACTCGTCCATGTAGCCGTAGCCCCCGTGCAGCTGGACGCCCGCGTCGACCACGCGCTTCTGCAGCTCGGTGGTCCACCACTTCGCCATCGAGGCGAGCGCGGTGTCGACCGTGCCGGCGTTGAGCCGCAGCACGCAGTCGTTGATGAAGACCCGGGCGATGTGGGCCTCGGTGGCCATCTCGGCGAGCACGAAGCGGTTGTGCTGGAACTTCCCGATCGGCCGGCCGAAGGCCTCGCGCTCCTTGGCGTAGGCCAGGCACAGGTCGAGGACGTGCTCGATCGCGGCGACGGCGATGCAGCCGATCGAGACGCGCTCCTGCGGCAGGTTCTCCATCAGGTAGACGAAGCCGCGGCCCTCCTCGCCGAGGAGGTTCTCCTTCGGCACCCGCACGTCGGTGAACGACAGCTCGGCGGTGTCCTGGGCGTGCAGGCCCATCTTGGCAAGGTTGCGGCCACGCTCGAAGCCCTCCATGCCGCGCTCGACGACGAGCAGCGAGATGCCCTGGTGGCCGGCCTCGGGGTCCGTCCGGCAGACCACGACCACCAGGTCGGACAGGATGCCGTTGGAGATGAAGGTCTTCGACCCGTTGAGGACGTAGTGGTCGCCCGCGTCGACCGCCGTCGTGCGGATGCCCTGGAGGTCGGACCCGGCGCCGGGCTCGGTCATCGCGATCGCGGTGACGATGTCGCCGGACACGCAGCCGGGCAGCCAGCGCTGCTTCTGCTCGTCGGTCCCGAGCGAGGAGAGGTAGGGGACGATGATGTCGGTGTGGACGGCGAACCCGGGCCCGGAGGCGCCGGCCCGTGCGGCCTCCTCGCTGAGCACCATGTTGTAGCGGAAGTCCTTGATGCCCGCGCCTCCGTAGGCCTCCTCGACGTCGAAGCACAACAGCCCCCGCTCGCCGGCGCGACGCCACACCTCGCGGTCGACGACACCGGCCTCCTCCCACGCGGCGTGGTGGGGCGTCACCTCCTTGTCGAAGAAGGCGCGCGCGACGGCGCGGAAGTCCTCGTGCTCCTGCTCCAGGATGCTGGGGCGGTCAGGCATGGCGTGGGGTTCCGTTCAGGTCGTCGAGCATGGACAGCGGGCCGAGGTCGGCCAGGGTGTGGCCGCCGGGATAGGTCGTGGGGCGGTGGACGTACGCCGTGCGGCGCGGGGGCGCGAGCCGCAGCAGCCGGCCGCGCAGCCGCAGCCCGTCGCGGACCGCGCGCACGAACCAGCGCGGCTGCCGCGGCAGGCCGAGGACCTCGCGCAGCGGCTCGTCCATCACCGCGATCGTCACCCGTCGCAGCAGCGGGCGCAGCGGCGCGGGCGACGTCTCCTTCGCGATCCGGATCGAGGCCTCCGCGAGCCGGGTCGCCTCCGGCGTGGGGGTGAAGTGCCGTCGCTCGTGGTCGAGGAGCAGGGCGAGGTAGCCGTCGTAGGTCGTGGGCAGGTCCTTGAGCCCCATCAGCTCACCGAAGCGGGTGGTGACCTTGGTGATCGCGGCCAGCTCGTGGGGGTCGAGTCGGCGCCAGCCGTAGGCCTCGATCCAGCGCACCGGGCCGACGATGGTGGTCGCGAGGACGTACGCGAAGTCCTCGGCCGCGATGTCGTAGTGGCCGTGGATCCGGTTGAGCCGGCGCAGCGCGGCGTGCGAGCGCGGCGAGTCGATGCCGTCGAGCGTGGCCTCCTGGCCGATCAGGATGGTGTCGTCGTAGCGCTTGACGCCGTGGTCCTCGAACTCGCGGGTGTGGTCGAGCAGCCGCGCGATCGAGGGGATGCCGTAGTCGCGCAGGAACGCGATGCCGGTGCCCTGGGAGTAGTCCCAGGGGAACTCGAAGCGGGCCGTCAGCCGCAGGATCTCGTCGTGGTCGACCTCCGGGTCCAGCGTCCGGATCCGGTGGAGGTTCGCCAGGCGCCGGGAGCGGCGCGGGCTCAGGACACCCATTCCTTCACCTGGGCCACGGTGGCGGCCGGGTCGTCGCTGACGGGGGTGATGTTGAGGTCGGTCACACCGGCCTCGCGGAAGGCGGCGATCCGCTCCTTGACGTACGACTCCGGCCCGACGAGGTTGGCGGCCTCGAGCCACTCGGTCGGCACCAGCGCCTCGGCCTCCTTCTTCTTCCCCGAGAGGTAGAGGTCCTGGATCCTCTCCGCCTCCTCCTCGTAGCCGTAGGCGCGGGCGACGTCGTTGTAGAAGTTCTTGCCCTTCGCGCCCATGCCGCCGACGTAGAGCGCGAAGATCGGCCGCGCGAAGTCGAGCAGCGCCTTGGTGTCGGCCCCCTCACCGATCGCGAGCATGCCGCCGGCCATCACCTGCAGCGGGCCGAGGCCGTCGAGCCGCTTGGCGTTGCCGGCCGCGAGCGCGTCGCCCCAGACCAGGTGGGCCTTCTCGGGGTGGAAGAGGTGGGGGATCCAGCCGTCGGCGATCTCGGCGGTCTGCTCGACGTTCTTCGGGCCGAGCGAGGCGATCCAGATCGGGATGGTGTCGCGCTCGACCTTCGTGAGGATCTTGAGCGGCTTGCCCAGCCCGGTGACCGCTCCGTGCTCCTTGGTCAGGGGCAGGTGGAAGACGCCGTCGGAGGTGAGCGGCTCGCGCCTCAGCCCGCGCCGGACGAGGTCGACGACCTCCGCGGTGCGGGCCATCGGCTTCGCGTAGGGCACGCCGTGGAACCCCTCGATGACCTGCGGGCCGCTCACGCCGAGGCCGAGGATCGCGCGCCCCTGGCTGACGTTGTCGAGTCCGGCGGCCGTCTGCAGCAGCGCGCCCGGCGTGCGGGAGTAGATGTTGAGGATCCCCGACCCGATCTGCACGGTCTCGGTCTTCGCCGCGAGGTAGCCCATGAGCGTGGGGGAGTCGAAGCCGTACGCCTCCGCGACCCACACGCTGTCGAGACCTGCGCGCTCCAGCGCGACCACGTCGTCGGCGGCCTTGCGGGGGTTGCCGTCGTACATCAGCAGGGTGGCGAGGCGCATGCCGCAATCGTGACAGTTTCACTGTCACAATGGAAGGGCCGCGCTGCCTGCTGAGCGGTGTCCCACCCACATTCTCGGCGTCGCGAAGGTGGGTCAGTCACCGCTCGCAGGCGTGTCCCCGCGCGACACGCGGGCGAGCGGTGTCCCACCCACCTTTTCCGCACCAGGACTGTGGCTCACGCACCGCTCGCCCTGCGGCTCAGCGCCGCAGCTCGTCGAGGATCCGCTGGGCACGCGGCGAGGGGTACCAGGCCAGCGGCCGCTCGTGGTCCGGAGCGGTCAGCGGGCGCCGCGCGACGAGCTCGTGGCACCAGCCGTCGACCGAGACGAGGTCGCCCCAGGCGGTGCGACCGACCAGCGACTGGGCGTAGAGCGCGTCGTCCCCGCCCGGGCAGTCGTACCTGCCCGGGTCCCCGAGCGGCTCGGCCCGACGCTCGAGGTCGGCCGTCAGCACGGCGAGTGCCGCGGACGGGACGCGCACCGGCCCGCGGAACGGCGGCAGCTCGCGGGCGTCCGGTCGCCAGCAGGACACCGCGACGACCATGTCCGCGGCCGACCCGGTGAGGGAGTACGGCGTCGGCGGGTCGTCGGCCGGGCAGTCCGGCACCGGTGGCAGTGCGGTCGGGGCGTCCTGCCCCTCACGCTGCTCCTCGACGAGGGCGAGAGCCGTCTCCAGGACCTCGCTCGCTCCGTACCACCGCCCGACCCCGAGGGTCACGAAGCCGCAGCCTGCGGTGTCACCCTCGATCCGGGCGTAGCGGTCGCGGGAGAACCGCAGCACCAGGTCGTAGCCCCAGCCGGCCTGCATCGTGCAGGCCACGTCCTCGACCGGCGCCTCCTCGAGGCCGTCGAGCACGTCGCGCAAGCGGGACAGGTCGCCCTCGACCAGGTCGGTGGGTGCCGTCCAGGGCATCGAGCTGTCGTCGCGCGCGCACACCAGCATCGCCAGCGGCTCGGCGTCGAGCGGGACCACCGGCAGCTGGGTCACGTCGGTGTCGCAGGTCAGCTCGCCGCTGATCGCGTAGGCGCGGTCGACGTCCGAGCGCGGCGGCGCCGGCGGGTCCGCGCCGAGCGCCGAGACCAGCGCGACCACGGGCAGCACCAGCGCCAGCAGCGCGAGCGCGCCGACCACGAGCGTCCCCCGTCCCCTCATGCGCCGAGCATGCCGCGTCGCGGCGGCGGTGTGCTGGTCCGACACCGAACCGTGATCAGCCCTTCCCGTGCCACGACTCCCAGAGCGAGGCGTACGACCCGCCCGCCTCGACGAGCTCGTCGTGCGAGCCGAGCTCGGCGATGACGCCGTCCTCCACCACCGCGACCCGGTCGGCGTCGTGGGCGGAGAAGAGCCGGTGGGCGATCGCGATGACCGTACGTCCCTCCAGCACCCGCGCGAGCGAGCGCTCGAGGTGACGGGCGGCGCGGGGGTCGATGAGCGACGTGGCCTCGTCGAGGACCAGCGTGTGCGGGTCGGCCAGCACCAGCCGGGCCAGCGCGACCTGCTGGGCCTGCGCCGCGCTCAGGCTGCGACCGCCGGAGCCGACGAGCGTGTCCAGCCCCTCGGGCAGCGCCAGCGCCCAGTCGCGGGCGTCCACGGCGTCGAGCGCGTCCAGCACCTGAGCGTCGTCGGCCTCGGGGCGGGCGAGCACCAGGTTCTCGCGCAGCGTGCCGACGAAGACGTGGTGCTCCTGGGTCACCAGCGCGACGTGGCCGCGCAGGTCGTCGAGCGGCAGCTCGACCAGCCCGACGTCGCCGACCGTGACGCTGCCGGTGCGCGGCGGGTGGATGCCGGCCAGCAGCCGGCCCAGGGTGGACTTCCCGGCGCCGGACGGGCCGACCATCGCGATCCGCTCGCCGACCCCGACGTCGAGGTCGACGCCGTGCAGCACGTCGCGGCCCTCGACGTAGGCGAAGCGCACGTCCTCGGCGTCGAGCTTCTCCGAGGCCGGTTCGCGGCCGGACACGGAGCGGTCGTCGGGCACCTGCGCGACGCCGAGCAGCCGGGACAGCGCAGCCGCGCCGAGCTGGAGCTCGTCGAGGATCGAGACCAGCCGGTCGACCGGGTCGATGAGCATCTGGACGTAGAGCGTCGCGGTGGTGACCTCGCCGAGGGTCACCTCGCCGCGGGCGTAGAGCCAGCCGCCGAAGAGCAGCGTCCCGACGACCGGCAGCAGGTAGCTCAGCTCCATGCTCGGGAAGAACCGGGTGCGCAGGTGGAGCGTGTAGCGCTCGGCCGCGAAGGACGCGCGGCAGTCGTCGTCGCCCTGCTGGACCCGCTTGGCTCCCAGCCCGAGCGCCTCGACGGTGCGCGAGCCCTCGACGGTCTCCGAGAGCGTCGTGGTGATCTGGGAGTACGACGCGGTCTCGGCGAGGTAGCCGTCCTTGGCGCGCGCGAGGTACCACCGCAGGCCGACCACCAGCGGCGGCATCGCCAGCAGGCAGGGCAGGAACACCCACCAGCCCACCGACAGCGCCGCGGCGAAGGTGAGCACCGCGGTGACCACGGCGATGGTCCACTCCGGCAGCGCCCAGCGCACCGACCACCCGAGCCGGTCGATGTCGGAGCCGGTGCGGGTCAGCAGGTCGCCGGAGCCGGCCGCCTCGACGGTGCCGACGGGCAGCGCCAGCGTGTTGGCCACGAAGTCCTCGCGGAGCTCGGCCAGGACCAGCTCGCCCATCACCTGCGAGCGGTAGCGGGCGTAGCGGGTCAGCACCGACTGCGCGACCAGGAAGACCGCCAGCAGCACCACGATCCGGTCGACGTGGGCGCGGGTGGTGCCCTCCTCGACGGCCTGCACCAGGTCGCCGAGCAGCCGGGGAGCGGCGAGCGCGGTCAGCGCTGCGAGCACGTGGAGCCCGAGCGCGCTCCACAGCAGGAACGGGTGGCGGTGGGCGACCTGGCCGACGTAGCGGCGCACCGCACGACCGTCCGCGATCGGCAGCCTCGTCGTCACGCTCATGCGCTGACCTCCACGTCGCGCACCACGACGGCGCGGTAGTCCGGGTGGGACGCCAGCAGGTCGGCGTGGGTGCCGGTCGCGACGACCTGGTCGTCGACGAGGAAGGCGACCTCGTCGACCGCGTCGAGCAGCAGCGGGCTGACGGTCGTGACGACCGTCGTACGACCGGCGCGGTGGGCGCGCAGCCGCGAGGCGATCCGGGCCTCGGTGTGGGCGTCGACGGCGCTGGTCGGCTCGACGAGGACCAGGACCTCGGGGTCGGCGGTGAGGGCGCGGGCCAGCACCAGCCGCTGGCGCTGGCCGCCGGAGAAGGAGCGGCCCTTCTCGGTGACGACCGTGTCGAGTCCGTCGGGCAGCGCCTCGAGCACGTCCTCGGCCGAGGCGGTGGCGATCGCGGCCTCCACGCCGCCGCGACCGTGCTCGTCGAGCCGGTCGCCGAGGCGCCCGGCGAAGAGCGTGGCACCGGTGTCGGACACCATGACCCGCTCGCGCACCACCGCGTGCGGCAGGGACGTCAGCGGGGTCCCGCCGAGCGACACCTCGTCGTCCTGCTCGGCCGCGCACAGCCCCAGCCGGTCGGCGAGGTGCGCGGAGTCGTCGGGGCGCTCCGAGACGATCGCGGTGAGGGTGCCGGGGCGTACGCGCAGGCCGGAGCGCGCGTCGCGGAGCTCGGCGAGCGGGGCCGGGGTGGGCGCGGGGGAGGCCGGCTCGACGACGTCGGGGTCGAGCGCCAGCACGCGGCAGACCCGCGAGGCCGCGACCCGTCCGCGGATCAGCTTGTTGGCGAACTCGGTGGCGGTGCGCAGCGGGAGCATGAGGAAGGCGGAGTAGCCGTAGAAGGCGACCAGCTCGCCGGCGCTGATCTCGCCGGCCACCGCCGAGCGGGCGCCGAGCCAGACGACCAGCACCACGAAGATCCCGGGCAGGAAGACCTGCAGCGCGTCGAGCACCGACTGCAGGCGGGCGACCTCGACGGCGGCGGTCCGGGTCGCCTGCGACTCACGCCGGTAGCGGCCGAGGAAGACGCCCTCGCCGCCGATGCCGCGCAGCACCCGGAGGCCGCCGACGATGTCGGTGCCGGTGTTGGACAGGTCGGAACGCATCTGGCGCTCGGTGGCGCTGCGGGCCTGCAGCGGCTTGAGCAGCGGTCCCATCAGCAGGAGCAGCAGCGGCACGCCGATCAGCACCACCAGGCCGAGCTGGACCGAGGTGGTGAGCAGGATCGTCGAGACCAGGAGGAACGACACGATCGCGCCGGAGAACCGGGCGGTCACGTCCATCACGTTGCCGATGTGGTCGAGGTCGGTGGTGCCGATCGCGATCACCTCGCCGGTGCTGACCTTGCGCGGCAGCGAGCCGCCGAGCCGCACCGACTGGCGCGTGGTCAGCTGGACGACGCGGTAGGACGCGGTGAGCCAGTTGGTGACCGCGAAGCGGTGGCGCATGATGCCGGTGACGGCCTGCAGCAGGCCGATGCCGAGCATGACGCCGGCCCAGACGACCAGCTGCTGCTCGTCGCGGGCGGCCACGCCGCGGTCGATCGCCCGACCCAGCACCGCCGGCATCACCGCCTGGCACGACATCCACACGATGCCGAAGAACATCCCGCCGAGCAGCGTCTGCCACTGGCCGCGGGCCAGCCACCACAGGAAGCGACCGGGGGTGCGGTGGTCCGCCACTCCTGGATCGGGGACGGGGAGGCTGCGCACCGAGTGATCCTAGGTGGGGGCCGACCCGCTCCTCGACCGGTTTTCGACGGCAGGCCTCGGGCCAGAGGGACGCGCTCCCTCAGACCTGGACGGACCGCTCGCCTGCGAGCACCGCCGCCACCGCATCCGAGCGGGGGCTCGACCCGAGCAGGGTCGCGGTGACGAAGTCGGCGGCGAGCGACTCGAACGTACGGCCCCGGCGCAGCATCGCGTGCCGCCCGCCGACGACCTCGACCCGGCTCACGTCCACCGACGGCCGGGCACGGGCGACGAGGTCGAGCGACGCCGCGGGACGCGCGATCCGGTCGTCGGTCCCGTGCACGACCAGCACCCTGGCCTCGGTCCGCAGCCGGTCGTCAGGACGCAGCCAGGGGTTGAGCGCGACCACGGAGCGCACGGCCGGGTCGCCGGCGGCGAGCAGCGCCGCCCGCCCTCCCAGCGAGTGCCCGACGAGGGCCACCGGTAGGTCGCCGTGCAGCTCGAGGACCCGCTCCAGCGCCCACGCCACGTCCATCACCGGGGTCGTCCGGGAGTCCCAGCCGCGGTGGGAGTTGAGCAGCCGGTGCACCGCCAGGCGCCGGCCACCGGCCCGGGCGACCCGCCGGGCCACCGGCACCATCCGCAGCACCGACAGCTGCGTCGGGCTGACCGTCGCGTCGTCGCCCCGGGCGGCACCACCGTGCAGCACCAGGACCACGCCCTCGGGACGCGACGGCGTGCGGACGGGGATCAGGCGGGGACCGGTCATGGCGTCCGGCCCGTACCCCCGCCGGGCCGTCCCATCCCCGGTCGGCACCGTCAGCGCCCGAGCCCGGCCACGACCTCGGCGCCGGGCAGGTCGGCGAGCAGCCGGCCGGGGACCAGCAGCTTCGAGCGGCGCACCCCGCTCCCGAGGACGACGAGCGGCTCGTCGAGGAGCGCGTCGTGGACCAGCACCCGCCAACCGGACGGCAGCCCGAGCGGGGTGATGCCGCCGTGCTCCATGCCCGAGTCGGCCACCGCGCGGTCCATCGGCAGGAAGGAGCACTTCCGCACGTCGAGGAGCCTGCGCACGAGCGTGTTGACGTCGGCCCGGGTGTCGGCGCGGACCACGCAGGCCGCGACCCGCTCGTCGCCGCCGCGCGTGCCGGAGACGACGACGCAGTTGCCGCCGGCGCTCATCGGGACGTCGTACGCCTCGCTCATCGCCGCGGTGTCCGCGAGGTCGGGGTCGATCGCCACGACCGCGACCTCCGCGGCGCCCGGCCAGGACGCGAGCGCCGCCGCGACCGGCGGGGCGACCAGGTCGGGGTGCCCGGTCGCGGGCAGGGACTCCAGGGTGGGCAGGCTCGGGAGCGTCACGCGGCCATCATGCGGCATTCACCCAGGCGTCACCGTCCGGTCCCGTCGGCCGGTCAGGCTGCTGCCATGACGGTGACCCGCGAGGCGCTCCAGATGGCCCCGTCGTTGGTCCTCACGCCTGCCGTGGTCGCGCACCGCGGCGCCAGCGGGCACCGTCCCGAGCACACCCTCGACGCCTACCGGACCGCGATCCGGATGGGCGTCGACGACATCGAGCTCGACCTCGTCTCCACCCGGGACGGGGTGCTCGTCGCCCGGCACGACCTCGAGCTCAGCACGACGACCGACGTGGCGTCGCGTGCGGGGCTCGCCCACCTGCGCCGCACCCGCACCGTCGACGGGGTGGCCCAGCGGGGCTGGTTCGCCCAGGACCTGACGCTCGCCGAGCTGAAGACCCTGGCGGCCCGGGAGCGGATGCCCCGCACCCGTCCGGCCAACACGGCCTACGACGGCGCGGAGGGCGTGCCGACGCTGACCGAGGTGCTCGCCATGGTGGCGGCCGAGTCGCTGCGGCGCGGCCGTCCGGTCGGGGTGCTGCTCGAGCTCAAGCACGCCGACCACCACGACCGGGCGGGCCTGCCGCTCGACGAGCCGCTGCTGCGCGAGCTCGCCCGCCACGGCCTCGACCACCCGTGGGCGCGGGTGACGCTGATGTCCTTCGAGGCCGGCATCCTGCGCCGGCTCGCGGGACGGACCCGGCTCCCGCTGGTGCAGCTGCTCGAGCCCGGTGACCCGGTCACGCCGGAGGCCCTCGACCGGATCGACGAGTACGCCGACGGCATCGGACCGCACACCTCGATGGTGCTCCCGCGCGACCCGACCGACGCCACCGGCGCACCCTCCCCGCTCGTGCGCGACGCCCACTGCCGCGGGCTC
Above is a genomic segment from Nocardioides okcheonensis containing:
- a CDS encoding glycerophosphodiester phosphodiesterase family protein, with amino-acid sequence MTVTREALQMAPSLVLTPAVVAHRGASGHRPEHTLDAYRTAIRMGVDDIELDLVSTRDGVLVARHDLELSTTTDVASRAGLAHLRRTRTVDGVAQRGWFAQDLTLAELKTLAARERMPRTRPANTAYDGAEGVPTLTEVLAMVAAESLRRGRPVGVLLELKHADHHDRAGLPLDEPLLRELARHGLDHPWARVTLMSFEAGILRRLAGRTRLPLVQLLEPGDPVTPEALDRIDEYADGIGPHTSMVLPRDPTDATGAPSPLVRDAHCRGLTVHVWTLRGENRFLPRHLRRGDAPDGLGDLTAAVRALLDAGVDGVITDHPEQALSARREVVALG
- a CDS encoding alpha/beta hydrolase, yielding MTGPRLIPVRTPSRPEGVVLVLHGGAARGDDATVSPTQLSVLRMVPVARRVARAGGRRLAVHRLLNSHRGWDSRTTPVMDVAWALERVLELHGDLPVALVGHSLGGRAALLAAGDPAVRSVVALNPWLRPDDRLRTEARVLVVHGTDDRIARPAASLDLVARARPSVDVSRVEVVGGRHAMLRRGRTFESLAADFVTATLLGSSPRSDAVAAVLAGERSVQV
- a CDS encoding YbaK/EbsC family protein — translated: MTLPSLPTLESLPATGHPDLVAPPVAAALASWPGAAEVAVVAIDPDLADTAAMSEAYDVPMSAGGNCVVVSGTRGGDERVAACVVRADTRADVNTLVRRLLDVRKCSFLPMDRAVADSGMEHGGITPLGLPSGWRVLVHDALLDEPLVVLGSGVRRSKLLVPGRLLADLPGAEVVAGLGR